In the Harmonia axyridis chromosome 3, icHarAxyr1.1, whole genome shotgun sequence genome, one interval contains:
- the LOC123676200 gene encoding zinc finger protein 271-like isoform X1, with translation MDRINGWQSYATICRLCLQKDGFMFGIFNHNSGNEKSLYKKIVDCTALQITMDDGLPNVICHRCLYKIDFCLEFRQQCFVSDATLRRIHEENEPNASMPHPLLGFHDHNAEVVMVVDPNVADYNSDIDAEAEVPSENDNSIINKTYGYGFSNISMCRYCDHAFMNKEECCSHEATAHNNETPYSCISCNANFEDRIHYLTHLKNVHQDDKPFKCPQCSRTFARRSDLRKHTIVHTGIKPFTCKVCFKSFSRNTNLSKHMRIHSGHKLFSCKKCHKKFLSKSDLAKHSVYHSKVKTKKAQISKKKLQQTLPIQETINGEDITSEINNTNNVGTDGHSENMVISVDPFNQDTFQEDEDDVMSNSSRISEHNVGYEQIMSNINQQEDYYSNDTQEHSQKPSPSRPFVCSTCKKSFMRKRELDRHILTHTGMKPFKCSKCDKSFGRKDKLVRHMRIHDVNKQFSCELCDFTFTRKESLTQHQKVYHTNYQDDVY, from the exons ATGGACAGAATTAATGGATGGCAAAGTTATGCAACAATTTGTCGGTTGTGCCTTCAGAAAGATGGTTTCATGTTTGGCATTTTCAATCATAATAGTGGAAATGAGAAAagtttgtataaaaaaattgtggattGTACTGCACTTCAG ATAACGATGGACGATGGTCTCCCTAATGTAATATGCCACCGTTGTTTGTACAAAATAGATTTTTGCCTGGAATTTCGCCAACAGTGCTTCGTTTCTGATGCCACCTTGAGGAGAATCCATGAAGAAAACGAACCGAATGCGTCAATGCCGCATCCACTATTAGGTTTCCACGATCACAATGCTGAAGTTGTAATGGTTGTAGATCCAAATGTAGCAGATTATAATTCAGATATAGATGCTGAGGCTGAGGTTCCAAGTGAAAACGATAACTCTATTATTAATAAAACTTATGGTTATGGCTTTTCCAACATATCAATGTGCAGATACTGCGATCATGCATTCATGAACAAGGAAGAATGTTGTTCTCACGAGGCAACAGCTCACAATAATGAAACACCTTATTCTTGTATTTCTTGCAATGCAAACTTCGAGGATCGAATACACTATCTAACACATCTAAAGAATGTACATCAAGATGATAAACCGTTCAAATGCCCACAATGTTCTCGTACATTTGCTAGAAGATCTGATTTAAGAAAGCATACTATAGTACATACAGGCATAAAGCCCTTTACCTGCAAAGTTTGCTTCAAATCCTTCTCAAGGAATACAAATCTTTCTAAACATATGCGCATTCATTCAGGTCATAAGctgttttcatgcaaaaagtGTCACAAGAAATTCCTGAGTAAGTCTGATCTAGCAAAACATTCAGTATATCATTCCAAAGTGAAAACTAAAAAGGCACAgatttcaaaaaagaaattaCAACAGACATTACCCATTCAGGAAACTATAAATGGGGAAGATATCActtctgaaataaataatacaaataatGTTGGAACTGATggtcattcagaaaatatggtaATCAGTGTTGATCCATTCAATCAGGATACTTTCCAAGAAGACGAAGATGACGTTATGTCCaattcttcaagaatttctGAACACAATGTTGGATATGAACAGATTATGTCCAATATTAACCAACAAGAAGATTATTATTCCAATGATACTCAGGAACATTCACAAAAACCTTCTCCATCACGGCCTTTCGTTTGTAGTACTTGCAAGAAATCTTTTATGAGGAAGAGAGAACTGGATAGACATATTCTTACTCATACAGGCATGAAGCCATTTAAGTGTTCTAAATGTGACAAAAGCTTTGGAAGAAAAGATAAATTAGTAAGACATATGAGGATCCATGATGTAAACAAACAATTTTCATGTGAACTTTGTGACTTCACGTTTACACGCAAAGAAAGTTTAACGCAACATCAAAAAGTTTACCATACAAATTATCAAGATGATGTTTATTAg
- the LOC123676201 gene encoding protein prenyltransferase alpha subunit repeat-containing protein 1: MGEHDAMCEKVLRTLENIIETNSGIQEFAIVQTTENQKNKSPVLFEENCLGLESWCKSYIRNYSHSLLLKNRRKLSRKLLSIDDMKNLNHIVIGAVLLEPNVVTFWNMKRDLVENEVLSIEQELYFDELVLSMHSKSYEAFSYRKWLLNLSIKKFNDLRFFNNENVICEKTAQRYPNNYHSWNYRIWCMEKLWQLQPEMQNLIFSELKFSRDWITSHISEYTGYYYRQFLLDNLWKLKSTSFNIVGSLNFESSIKYLNLPFYNEDSFQMLNFLFGKSPSYPDNDDYPKYINMLSMLLSDLLLISVELNYLYNTHESLWNYRRFLIIKLIELVSHYHNINWNYDLHIKNENISPHNAVNMLNLEMTVLCSGKSELPKKVKSSNFYNILMKKEIEFIEANKNTENTTLNLPMRHLMWLNLTNFYK, encoded by the exons ATGGGAGAACATGATGCGATGTGCGAAAAAGTTCTCCGTACGTTAGAAAATATTATAGAAACAAATTCAGGAAT ACAAGAATTTGCTATTGTGCAGACCAcggaaaatcaaaaaaataaatcaccGGTTTTGTTTGAAGAAAATTGTCTTGGTTTAGAATCATGGTGTAAATCCTATATTCGGAATTATTCACATTCTCTCTTACTCAAAAATCGCAGAAAACTGTCGCGGAAACTACTATCAATTGATGATATGAAAAATCTAAACCATATTGTGATAGGAGCTGTTCTTTTGGAACCTAATGTTGTTACTTTTTGGAATATGAAAAGAGATTTGGTAGAAAATGAAGTTTTAAGTATTGAACAAGAActatattttgatgaattagTATTATCCATGCATTCGAAATCTTATGAAGCATTTTCATACCGAAAATGGCTGTTAAATTTGagtattaaaaaattcaatgatttgAGATTTTTTAACAATGAGAATGttatttgtgaaaaaactgCTCAAAGGTATCCTAATAATTACCATTCTTGGAATTATAGAATATGGTGTATGGAAAAACTATGGCAATTGCAACCTGAaatgcaaaatttgattttttcagaacTGAAGTTCTCCCGTGATTGGATAACCAGTCATATTTCTGAATATACAGGATATTATTACAGACAATTTTTATTGGATAACTTGTGGAAATTGAAAAGTACTTCATTCAATATTGTGGGgagtttaaattttgaaagttCAATTAAATACTTAAATCTTCCTTTTTATAATGAAGACTCTTTTCAGATGTTGAATTTTCTTTTCGGTAAATCACCTTCTTATCCAGATAATGATGATTATCCAAAATACATCAATATGCTCTCGATGCTGTTAAGTGATTTGTTATTAATATCTGTTGAATTAAACTATTTATATAATACTCATGAAAGTCTTTGGAACTATCGGAGATTCCTTATTATTAAATTAATAGAATTGGTATCTCATTATCATAACATTAATTGGAATTATGATCTACATATTAAAAATGAGAATATTAGCCCACATAATGCTGTTAATATGTTGAATTTAGAGATGACAGTCTTGTGTTCTGGTAAATCAGAATTACCAAAAAAAGTtaaatcatcaaatttttataatatcctaatgaaaaaagaaattgaattcattGAGGCAAataaaaatacagaaaatactACCTTAAATCTACCTATGAGACATTTGATGTGGTTAAACCTAACAAATTTCTATAAATGA
- the LOC123676195 gene encoding putative U5 small nuclear ribonucleoprotein 200 kDa helicase yields the protein MADAAARQLQYEYKANSNLVLQADVRLIERRSRDEATGEVMSLVGKLSGTKMGDKAQRSRPGKAEERKAKRQKRDEAQYDFTRMKGATLLSEGVDEMVGIIYRPKTQETRQTYEVLLSFLQEALGDQPRDILCGAADEVLTVLKNEKLKEREKKKETEILLGSIADERFALLVNLGKKITDFGNEDIKASATEENIDEQYGINVQFEESEEEDDEDVYGEIREEMDDDDGEEAREDGAIHAENLGVTEEMKKEKSLHPLDIDAYWLQRKLSKIYNDAMISQAKAAEVLNVLRDAVDDRECENQLVLLLGYDCFDFIKLLKKQRQMILYCTLLAKSQSDSEKEKIKNKMLEDPLLTRILKILDTGKGEDDRDDEESTAHSSRRKHDSNDVEMTSAAQVTGSRHLIDLEDLVFNQGSHFMANKRCQLPEGSFRKQRKGYEEVHVPALKPKPFGDNEKLTPVEELPKYVQPVFEGFKSLNRIQSRLCKKTLESDENLLLCAPTGAGKTNVALLCMMREIGKHINVDGTINADDFKIIYVAPMRSLVQEMVGNFGKRLASYNITVSELTGDHQLTHEQIAATQVIVCTPEKWDIITRKGGEKTFTSLVRLIIIDEIHLLHDERGPVLEALVARTIRMIESTQEDVRMVGLSATLPNYQDVATFLRVKPDSGLFYFDNSFRPVALEQQYIGVTEKKALKRYQVMNDIVYEKTMEHAGRNQVLVFVHSRKETGKTARAIRDMCLEKDTLGQFLREGSASMEVLRTEAEQVKNQELKDLLPYGFAIHHAGMTRVDRTLVEDLFADRHIQVLVSTATLAWGVNLPAHTVIIKGTQIYNPEKGRWVELGALDVLQMLGRAGRPQYDTKGEGILITNHSELQYYLSLLNQQLPIESQLISKLPDMLNAEIILGTIQNMKDAVTWLGYSYLYIRMLRQPTLYGISHDHLKQDQLLEQHRADLIHTAATQLDKCGLAKYDRKTGQFQATEIGRIASHYYCTHETMQTYNQLLKPMLSEIELFRVFSLSGEFKNITVREEEKLELQKLMERVPIPIKESMEEPSAKVNVLLQAYISQLKLEGFALMSDMVYVTQSAARLMRAIFEIVLHRGWAQLADKSLALCKMIDKRMWQSMSPLRQFRKMPEEIVRKIEKKNFPWERLYDLGPNEIGELIRVPKLGKTIHKYVHQFPKLELSTHIQPITRAMLKVELTITPDFQWDDKLHGQSEAFWILVEDVDSEVILHHEYFLLKSKYCQDEHLVKFFVPIFEPLPPQYFLRIVSDRWIGAETQLPISFRHLILPEKNFPPTDLLDLQPLPITALRNDKYESLYKNKFPQFNPIQTQVFNSVYNSDDNIFIGAPTGSGKSTIAEFAILRLFEKNAEGRCVYLVPKDALAELIFADWHNKFTQLLGKKVVLLTGETGTDLKLLAKGQIIITTAEKWDVLSRRWKQRKNVQNINLFIVDELHLVGGQDGPIIEVVCSRMRYISSQIDKPIRMIALSASLTDYRDVAEWLGCNTNATFNFLPSVRPVPLELHVKGFNITHNASRLISMAKPVYNAISRYSPHKPIIIYVPTRKQARITAIDLLTSASAEGQPNRFFHADEEDIKPFLDRMSDKTLRETLSQGVAYMHEGLSASDLRLVEQLFDSGAVQVAVITRDLCWTVNIFAHLVIIMDVQYYDGKTHTYEDYPITDVLQMVGRANRPLEDDDAKCVLMCQNSKKEFFKKFLCDPLPVESHLDHRLPDHFNAEIVTKTIENKQDAVDYLTWTFLYRRLTQNPNYYNLQGVTHRHLSDHLSELVENTLNDLEQSKCVSIEDEMDCIPMNLGMIAAYYYINYTTIELFSLSLNSKTKIRGLLEIISSATEYEDLSLRHREESILRELSYKLPNKLTSSSGGSPKFNDPHIKTNLLLQAHLCRLQLSAELQGDTENVLNKSIRLIQTCVDVLSSNGWLSPAVAAMELAQMVTQAMWSKDSYLKQLPHFTNEIIKRCTDKGVETVFDIMELEDDDRAKLLQLSDAQMADVARFCNRYPNIELTYEVADKDNIHSGSSVHVNVQLEREDEVNGPVIAPFFPQKREEGWWVVIGDPKTNSLLSIKRLTLQQKAKVKLDFVAPSPGSHNYTLYFMSDAYLGCDQEYKFSIDVGDFESSGSDSD from the exons ATGGCTGATGCTGCGGCTAGGCAGCTGCAATATGAGTACAAAGCG AACTCTAATCTTGTATTGCAAGCTGATGTTAGACTTATCGAAAGAAGAAGTAGAGATGAAGCCACAGGAGAGGTCATGTCTCTTGTGGGCAAATTGTCCGGAACAAAAATGGGGGACAAAGCTCAAAGAAGTAGACCAGGAAAAGCTGAAGAACGTAAAGCAAA GCGACAAAAAAGAGATGAAGCTCAGTATGATTTTACAAGAATGAAAGGAGCCACTCTTTTATCTGAGGGTGTGGATGAAATGGTTGGAATAATTTATAGACCTAAAACACAAGAAACAAGGCAAACATATGAAGTGTTACTTAGCTTCTTACAAGAAGCATTAGGAGATCAGCCAAGAGATATTTTATGTGGTGCCGCAGATGAAGTATTAACTGTGCTTAAAAATGAGAAACTGAAAGAAAGAGAAAAGaaaaaggaaacagaaatattATTGG GATCTATTGCTGATGAACGTTTTGCCCTTTTGGTTAACTTGGGTAAAAAAATAACAGATTTTGGAAATGAAGATATTAAAGCAAGTGCTACTGAAGAAAATATCGATGAGCAGTATGGAATAAATGTGCAGTTTGAAGAATCTGAAGAAGAAGATGATGAAGACGTTTATGGAGAAATAAGAGAAGAAATGGATGATGATGATGGAGAGGAGGCAAGAGAAGATGGTGCCATTCATGCTGAAAAT TTGGGAGTtacagaagaaatgaaaaaggaaaaaagctTGCATCCTCTAGATATTGATGCATATTGGTTACAAAGAAAGCTATCTAAAATTTATAATGATGCAATGATTTCACAAGCAAAAGCTGCTGAAGTTTTGAATGTTCTGAGAGATGCAGTAGATGATAGAGAATGTGAAAACCAACTTGTCCTTCTTTTGGGATATGATTGTTTTGATTTcataaaattactgaaaaaacaaCGACAAATGA TTTTATATTGCACACTACTGGCAAAATCACAAAGTGACTCCGAGAAAGAGAAAATCAAGAACAAAATGTTGGAGGACCCTCTGCTTAcccgaattttgaaaattctcgACACAGGCAAAGGTGAAGATGATAGAGATGATGAGGAATCTACCGCTCATTCCTCTCGAAGAAAACATGATTCAAACGATGTAGAGATGACAAGTGCAGCACAAGTGACTGGATCTAGACATCTAATCGATTTAGAAGATCTTGTATTTAATCAAGGGTCTCATTTCATGGCAAACAAAAGGTGTCAGTTGCCAGAGGGATCGTTCAGAAAACAGAGAAAAG ggTATGAAGAAGTTCATGTTCCTGCCCTGAAACCTAAACCATTTGGTGATAATGAGAAACTCACACCAGTAGAAGAATTACCGAAGTATGTTCAACCAGTTTTTGAAGGTTTCAAATCTTTGAATAGAATTCAAAGTCGACTTTGCAAAAAAACCCTGGAATCAGATGAGAACCTTTTGCTATGTGCGCCAACTGGAGCAGGTAAAACTAATGTTGCTCTTTTATGTATGATGCGAGAAATTGGAAAACATATCAACGTTGACGGTACTATTAACGCTGACGACTTCAAGATCATTTATGTCGCTCCTATGAGATCGCTGGTACAAGAAATGGTGGGAAATTTCGGTAAGAGGCTTGCTAGTTACAATATCACTGTATCAGAATTGACTGGTGATCATCAGTTGACCCATGAACAGATTGCTGCTACACAG GTAATTGTCTGCACTCCTGAGAAATGGGATATTATAACAAGGAAAGGAGGAGAAAAAACATTCACGTCCCTTGTGCGATTGATtattattgatgaaattcatCTTTTGCACGATGAGAGAGGTCCAGTCTTAGAGGCTTTAGTTGCCAGAACTATAAGAATGATTGAGTCTACTCAAGAAGATGTTCGAATGGTCGGTCTTTCCGCCACACTTCCAAACTACCAAGATGTTGCCACATTCTTGAGAGTAAAACCAGATTCGGGTTTATTTTATTTCGATAATAGTTTCAGGCCTGTGGCTTTGGAACAACAGTACATTGGTGTTACTGAAAAGAAAGCACTGAAGAGATATCag GTAATGAATGACATTGTGTATGAAAAAACTATGGAGCACGCTGGTCGTAATCAAGTATTGGTATTTGTCCATTCCCGTAAAGAAACTGGAAAAACAGCAAGAGCAATCAGAGATATGTGTCTAGAAAAAGACACTTTAGGTCAATTTCTCAGAGAAGGCTCTGCATCTATGGAAGTTTTAAGGACAGAAGCAGAACAAGTCAAAAATCAAGAATTGAAGGATTTGCTTCCCTACGGATTCGCCATACATCATGCTGGAATGACAAGAGTTGACAGGACTTTGGTTGAAGATTTGTTCGCAGATAGACACATACAAGTGTTGGTTTCAACAGCCACACTTGCTTGGGGTGTTAACTTACCTGCCCACACAGTTATCATCAAAGGAACACAAATTTACAATCCAGAAAAAGGGCGATGGGTCGAACTAG GTGCTTTGGATGTGCTTCAAATGCTTGGGAGAGCTGGCAGACCGCAATACGATACTAAAGGAGAAGGTATCCTTATCACAAATCACAGTGAACTGCAATACTACCTATCTTTGTTGAATCAGCAGCTACCCATTGAATCTCAGTTAATTTCGAAACTGCCTGATATGTTGAATGCTGAAATTATACTTGGAACTATCCAAAACATGAAAGATGCAGTAACTTGGTTAGGATATTCTTACCTCTACATAAGAATGTTGAGGCAACCCACCCTGTATGGCATATCACATGATCATCTAAAACAAGATCAGTTGTTGGAACAACATAGAGCTGACCTTATACATACAGCTGCTACACAACTAGATAA GTGCGGCCTAGCAAAATATGATCGTAAAACCGGACAGTTCCAAGCTACAGAAATCGGTAGAATAGCTTCCCATTATTATTGTACACATGAAACTATGCAAACGTACAATCAATTACTCAAACCAATGCTCAGTGAAATAGAGCTTTTCAGGGTCTTCTCCCTTTCtggtgaattcaaaaatataacagTTCGTGAGGAAGAAAAATTAGAACTGCAGAAACTGATGGAAAGAGTTCCAATTCCAATCAAGGAAAGTATGGAAGAGCCTAGTGCTAAAGTTAATGTACTTCTTCAAGCATACATAAGCCAATTGAAACTTGAAGGATTTGCCTTAATGTCCGATATGGTTTATGTTACTCAGTCAGCCGCTAGGTTGATGAGAGCTATATTTGAAATCGTTTTGCACAGAGGATGGGCCCAGTTGGCAGATAAATCTCTCGCTTTATGCAAAATGATTGATAAGAGAATGTGGCAATCAATGTCTCCTTTGAGGCAGTTCAGGAAAATGCCAGAAGAAATTGTAAGAaagattgagaaaaaaaatttcccttGGGAAAGACTTTACGATCTAGGTCCTAATGAAATAGGAGAATTGATTCGTGTGCCTAAATTAGGCAAAACCATACACAAATACGTTCATCAGTTCCCCAAACTGGAGTTATCCACGCACATTCAACCAATAACCAGAGCTATGTTAAAAGTGGAATTAACAATCACCCCAGATTTTCAATGGGACGATAAACTACATGGTCAATCTGAAGCGTTTTGGATCCTGGTGGAAGATGTGGATTCTGAAGTGATCTTGCATCACGAATATTTCTTGCTTAAATCAAAGTATTGTCAAGATGAACATCTCGTAAAATTCTTTGTTCCAATCTTTGAACCTCTACCTCCGCAATATTTTTTGAGGATAGTTTCAGACCGTTGGATAGGGGCTGAAACACAATTGCCAATCTCATTCAGGCATTTGATTTTACCAGAAAAGAATTTCCCACCGACGGATCTACTTGATCTCCAACCACTACCCATTACTGCACTCAGAAATGATAAATACGAATCattgtataaaaataaatttccacAGTTCAATCCTATCCAGACACAAGTTTTCAATTCGGTTTACAACAGTGATGATAACATTTTCATTGGTGCACCCACTGGTTCTGGTAAAAGTACCATTGCCGAATTTGCTATTTTAaggttattcgaaaaaaatgcaGAGGGTAGATGTGTATATCTTGTACCTAAGGATGCTTTAGCGGAACTGATTTTTGCTGATTGGCATAATAAATTCACTCAATTATTGGGTAAGAAAGTTGTATTACTTACTGGAGAAACAGGCACAGATCTTAAATTATTAGCAAAAGGACAAATTATTATCACAACAGCAGAAAAATGGGATGTTCTCTCCAGACGTTGGAAACAGAGAAAAAATGTgcaaaatatcaatttgttcATAGTTGATGAACTGCATTTAGTTGGAGGGCAGGACGGTCCTATTATTGAAGTGGTTTGTTCAAGAATGAGGTATATATCATCGCAAATCGATAAGCCCATAAGAATGATTGCTTTGAGTGCATCTTTAACTGACTACAGAGATGTAGCCGAATGGTTAGGATGCAACACTAATGCTACTTTCAACTTCTTACCAAGTGTTAGGCCAGTACCTCTGGAACTCCATGTGAAAGGCTTCAATATAACACATAACGCTTCCCGATTGATTTCAATGGCTAAACCTGTTTACAATGCCATTTCAAGATACAGTCCGCATAAACCAATTATTATTTATGTTCCTACCCGGAAACAAGCCAGAATAACTGCTATTGATTTGCTAACAAGTGCTTCTGCTGAAGGACAGCCTAACAGGTTCTTCCATGCTGATGAAGAAGACATCAAGCCATTTTTGGACAGGATGTCTGACAAA ACTTTGAGGGAAACGTTATCACAAGGAGTAGCATATATGCACGAAGGTCTCTCAGCTAGTGACTTGAGATTGGTGGAACAACTATTTGATTCAGGTGCTGTTCAAGTAGCAGTTATAACGAGAGATTTATGTTGGACAGTAAATATATTTGCACATCTGGTTATTATCATGGATGTACAGTACTATGATGGAAAAACCCACACTTACGAAGATTATCCTATTACCGATGTATTACAAATGGTAGGAAGGGCCAATAGACCTCTGGAAGATGATGATGCCAAGTGTGTACTCATGTGCCAGAATTCGAAGAAGGAattcttcaaaaagtttttgtgTGATCCATTACCAGTAGAG AGCCATTTAGATCACAGATTACCAGATCATTTCAATGCAGAAATTGTCACCAAAACTATTGAGAACAAACAAGATGCAGTTGATTATTTGACATGGACCTTCCTCTACAGAAGACTTACTCAAAATCCAAACTATTACAATCTTCAAGGAGTAACCCACAGACATCTTTCTGATCATCTCTCAGAATTGGTTGAAAATACGCTGAATGATCTGGAGCAGTCTAAATGTGTCAGCATTGAGGATGAAATGGATTGTATTCCTATGAACTTAGGAATGATTGCAGCatattattatatcaattacACTACCATTg AACTATTCAGCCTTTCACTAAATAGCAAAACCAAAATACGGGGTCTCTTGGAAATTATATCTTCAGCTACAGAGTACGAAGACCTCTCCTTGAGACATAGGGAAGAGAGCATTCTACGAGAGCTCTCATATAAACTTCCCAATAAACTAACCAGTTCCTCAGGTGGCTCCCCAAAATTCAATGACCCCCATATAAAAACCAACCTTCTGCTTCAAGCTCACCTTTGCAGATTACAACTTAGTGCAGAACTGCAAGGAGACACTGAAAATGTGTTGAATAAATCCATTCGACTTATACAAACTTGTGTCGATGTACTGAGTTCCAATGGGTGGTTATCACCTGCCGTAGCCGCTATGGAACTAGCACAAATGGTCACACAAGCTATGTGGAGCAAAGATTCATATCTAAAACAATTGCCTCATTTCACCAATGAAATAATCAAGAGGTGCACTGATAAG gGGGTAGAAACAGTTTTTGACATAATGGAACTGGAAGACGATGATCGAGCAAAACTACTTCAATTAAGTGATGCACAAATGGCAGATGTGGCTAGGTTTTGTAACAGATATCCCAATATTGAGTTAACATACGAAGTAGCTGATAAGGATAATATCCACTCTGGTTCTTCAGTTCATGTAAATGTACAGTTAGAAAGAGAAGATGAAGTTAATGGGCCAGTTATTGCTCCATTCTTTCCACAG AAGCGAGAAGAAGGCTGGTGGGTGGTTATAGGAGACCCCAAAACAAattctcttctttcaatcaaaaGATTGACCCTTCAGCAGAAAGCCAAAGTCAAGCTAGATTTTGTTGCTCCCAGTCCAGGAAGTCATAACTATACTCTATATTTTATGAGTGATGCTTACTTAGGATGTGATCAAGAGTACAAATTTAGTATTGATGTTGGTGACTTTGAATCTAGTGGAAGTGATTCCGATTAG
- the LOC123676196 gene encoding interleukin enhancer-binding factor 2 homolog: MARGGVRGGRGMNRGMGGRLPFKPKMFLPRHPFDLTLCESSFPRCKPTPDDSQFTQALLKRNSDLSPTAAEQTAILNLVTKIQTVLDNLVVAPGNFDACQLEEVRQVGSFKKGTMIAGHNVADIVVILKTLPTREAVEALGNKVREELKNLMKSEVVSKGEQVTHITNERGIEISNSFARVRVMVTTLHHNIRKLDPEIHLDQKIMLSHLAAIRHSRWFEENAHHSSIKVLIRLLRDLRNRFDGFQALTPWMLDLLAHFAIMHNPSRQALPLNVAFKRVLQLLSAGLFLPGSAGITDPCEGVSLRIHTAMTLEQQDLVCLTAQTLLRVLSHGGYKVILGFEERSTVPKDLSVWDGVVVAPLDKAYENPPEKKDGDDEDDEMDAEGDETMETS; encoded by the exons ATGGCTAGAGGTGGAGTTCGTGGTGGTCGGGGTATGAATCGAGGAATGGGAGGAAGGCTTCCTTTCAAGCCGAAGATGTTTTTACCAAGACACCCATTTGATTTGACTCTCTGCGAATCATCTTTTCCAAGATGTAAACCTACTCCGGATGATAGCCAATTTACTCAAGCTCTACTTAAAAGAAATAGCGACTTATCTCCTACAGCTGCTGAGCAAACAGCAATATTAAATCTTGTGACAAAAATACAAACAGTTTTAGACAACTTGGTAGTAGCCCCTGGCAATTTCGACGCATGT caaCTCGAAGAAGTTCGTCAAGTTGGTTCATTCAAAAAGGGAACCATGATAGCCGGACATAATGTTGCAGATATTGTGGTCATACTCAAAACTCTTCCAACTCGTGAAGCGGTTGAAGCTCTTGGAAATAAAGTTAGGGAAGAACTTAAAAATCTTATGAAAAGTGAAGTTGTTTCTAAAGGAGAACAAGTAACCCATATTACAAACGAGAGAGGAATAGAAATAAGTAATAGCTTTGCACGAGTAAGGGTAATGGTTACCACACTCCATCATAACATCAGAAAATTAGATCCGGAAATTCATTTGGATCAGAAAATTATGTTGAGTCATTTGGCAGCAATAAGGCATAGTCGCTGGTTTGAGGAAAATGCTCATCACTCTTCTATTAAGGTTCTCATAAGACTATTGAGGGATTTAAGAAATAGATTTGATGGATTTCAAGCTCTAACACCATGGATGCTAGACCTACTTGCACATTTTGCTATAATGCATAATCCTAGCAGGCAAGCATTGCCTCTGAATGTTGCCTTTAAAAGAGTGCTTCAATTATTGTCTGCTGGTCTATTCTTACCTGGTTCTGCAGGTATTACAGATCCATGTGAGGGTGTTAGTCTCAGAATACATACTGCAATGACTCTGGAACAGCAGGATTTAGTTTGTTTGACTGCTCAAACTCTTTTGAGAGTCCTTTCTCATGGAGGTTATAAAGTAATCTTGGGATTTGAGGAGAGATCTACGGTCCCTAAAGATCTTTCGGTTTGGGATGGAGTTGTAGTAGCCCCTCTTGACAAGGCTTATGAAAATCCGCCAGAGAAAAAAGATGGAGATGATGAAGATGATGAAATGGACGCTGAAGGTGATGAAACTATGGAAACATCTTGA